The following proteins come from a genomic window of Flavobacterium crocinum:
- a CDS encoding helix-turn-helix domain-containing protein, with protein MKTITLPDEMNLEIAQPVHVVEYSSSKDVSKQQIILNQNIISFLIEGTKEVIFDNVALSIDPSKFIIMRSGNCLMTEKRISETSNYKSILLFFSNEMVHNFIRKMESEKSESIEPKSVYDFGYDDFLKRFVESLADIAKLSKTVQIKLLEVKFEEIMLYLTAQYGTDFLYSLITNSNQTAQKFIRTIENSHLDKLTVKELAFLCNMSVSTFKREFEKHYSASPMKWFQNKRLEHAHSLLSQEKSPSEVYFEAGYENLSSFSQAYKLKYGVTPREHKKV; from the coding sequence ATGAAAACCATTACACTTCCAGACGAAATGAATTTAGAAATAGCACAGCCAGTGCATGTTGTAGAATACAGCAGTTCTAAAGATGTCTCTAAACAGCAGATTATTCTCAATCAAAATATCATTAGTTTTCTCATTGAAGGAACCAAAGAAGTAATTTTTGATAATGTAGCGTTATCAATTGATCCTTCTAAATTCATCATAATGCGTTCCGGAAATTGTCTGATGACTGAAAAAAGGATTTCAGAAACTTCCAATTATAAAAGCATTCTTTTGTTTTTTTCTAATGAAATGGTTCATAATTTCATTAGAAAAATGGAATCAGAAAAATCAGAATCTATTGAGCCTAAGTCGGTTTATGATTTTGGTTATGATGATTTCTTAAAACGTTTTGTAGAGAGTTTAGCGGATATTGCTAAACTTTCAAAAACTGTTCAGATAAAACTTTTAGAAGTTAAGTTTGAAGAAATTATGCTTTATCTGACAGCTCAATATGGAACTGATTTTCTATATTCACTAATAACCAACAGTAATCAAACGGCTCAAAAATTCATTCGTACGATCGAAAACAGTCATCTTGATAAATTGACTGTAAAAGAACTGGCATTTTTGTGTAATATGAGTGTTTCGACTTTTAAAAGAGAATTCGAAAAGCACTACTCGGCTTCTCCAATGAAATGGTTTCAAAACAAACGATTAGAACATGCACATTCTTTGTTAAGTCAGGAAAAAAGCCCTTCTGAAGTATATTTTGAAGCCGGTTACGAAAACCTTTCCAGTTTTAGCCAGGCTTATAAACTCAAATATGGCGTTACGCCAAGAGAGCACAAAAAAGTTTGA
- a CDS encoding proline-specific peptidase family protein — MRTIIALLAFFLLTSCKNESNTNILSDYFTYDKDKVETAGVKMIPIKTPVGEFKVWTKRFGNNPKIKVLLLHGGPAMTHEYMECFEPFFQREGFEFYEYDQLGSYYSDQPKDSSLWTIDRFVDEVEQVRKAINADKDNFYVLGNSWGGILAMEYALKYQQNIKGLLVANMMASAPEYGKYADEVLAKQMKPEILKEIRDLEAKKDFSNPRYMELLIPNFYKEHLCRLEEWPDGLNRASKHVNGEIYTLMQGPSEFGISGRLAKWDIKNRLHEITIPTLMIGAKYDTMDPKAMEQQSKLVKKGRYLYCPNGSHLAMWDDQKVFMNGVIKFINDVDNQKI, encoded by the coding sequence ATGCGGACAATTATTGCTCTCTTGGCTTTTTTTCTTTTAACCTCTTGTAAAAATGAAAGTAACACCAATATTTTATCAGATTATTTTACTTATGATAAAGATAAAGTAGAAACAGCCGGAGTAAAAATGATTCCAATAAAAACACCTGTTGGCGAATTTAAAGTCTGGACAAAACGTTTTGGCAATAATCCGAAAATTAAAGTTTTACTCTTACATGGAGGTCCTGCAATGACACATGAATACATGGAATGCTTTGAACCCTTTTTCCAGCGTGAAGGGTTCGAATTTTACGAATACGATCAATTGGGTTCCTATTATAGCGATCAGCCAAAAGACAGCAGCCTTTGGACAATTGATCGATTTGTTGATGAAGTTGAACAAGTTCGTAAAGCTATTAATGCTGACAAAGACAATTTTTATGTCTTAGGCAATTCTTGGGGCGGAATTCTGGCAATGGAATATGCTTTAAAATATCAGCAAAATATAAAAGGATTATTAGTGGCAAATATGATGGCAAGTGCTCCTGAATATGGCAAATACGCCGATGAGGTTTTAGCGAAACAAATGAAACCAGAAATTCTAAAAGAAATTCGAGATTTAGAAGCTAAAAAAGATTTTAGCAATCCAAGATACATGGAATTATTAATTCCAAATTTCTATAAAGAACATTTATGCCGTTTAGAAGAATGGCCCGACGGCTTAAATCGAGCCAGCAAACATGTAAATGGAGAAATCTATACTTTAATGCAAGGTCCAAGTGAATTTGGCATCAGCGGAAGATTAGCAAAATGGGATATTAAAAACAGACTCCACGAAATTACAATTCCAACACTAATGATTGGCGCAAAATATGATACTATGGATCCAAAAGCGATGGAACAACAGAGTAAATTAGTCAAAAAAGGTCGTTATTTATACTGTCCCAATGGAAGCCATTTAGCCATGTGGGACGACCAAAAAGTATTCATGAATGGAGTAATTAAATTCATTAATGATGTTGACAATCAAAAAATATAA
- a CDS encoding PepSY-like domain-containing protein translates to MKTKIFLAMTLLILTISASAQKKIEVTELPKPAQEFLKKHFSYTSVEKAQKDPEHGEKGYEVKLKDGTEVEFWKDGSYREVDGGDNPIPTDFIPDNIKAYVAKNHPNEKITHIDYGHKDLDVDLTNKIDLEFTKDGKILKDKKNNVKN, encoded by the coding sequence ATGAAAACGAAGATATTTTTAGCCATGACGTTGTTAATCTTGACAATTTCGGCCAGTGCGCAGAAAAAAATTGAAGTAACCGAACTGCCAAAACCGGCACAGGAATTTTTAAAGAAACATTTTAGCTATACTTCAGTAGAAAAAGCTCAAAAAGATCCAGAACATGGAGAAAAAGGCTATGAAGTGAAACTGAAAGACGGAACAGAAGTGGAGTTTTGGAAAGACGGTTCCTATCGAGAGGTTGACGGTGGCGACAATCCAATACCGACAGATTTTATACCTGATAATATTAAGGCTTACGTAGCGAAAAATCATCCAAACGAGAAAATAACGCACATCGACTATGGACACAAAGATCTGGATGTTGATTTGACCAATAAAATTGATTTAGAATTTACAAAAGACGGTAAAATTCTAAAGGACAAAAAGAATAATGTCAAAAATTAG
- a CDS encoding LacI family DNA-binding transcriptional regulator produces MEENKHVTIYDIAERLNLATSTISRALKDHHTISDKTIKKVKKTAEEMGFVPNTLAAGLRGNKTRTIGVLIPTVTQPFLSSLISGIEITAQKSDYTVIIMQSHDSYEEEVNMAKSLYSNRVSGVICSLAMETRDTAHFHQFSNNNIPLVFVDRVPKDYNTFRVVIDNYSAGYKATKHLIEQGCIRIAHLTAGSELGNLYNERKRGYIEALKDHNIEVEEELIINLNSVTYEDGVKASNALFDLNPIPDGLFAPGDILAVSAIQTAKKRGIKVPEEFKVIGFNNDPISQIIDPNLSTITHPAEKMGKASAEIIIKNLKSSKSDDAKEITFLNTEVLARESSEK; encoded by the coding sequence ATGGAAGAAAATAAACATGTAACGATTTATGATATTGCAGAGAGATTGAATTTGGCAACATCTACCATTTCACGAGCTTTAAAAGATCATCATACCATAAGTGATAAAACGATTAAGAAAGTGAAAAAAACTGCTGAAGAAATGGGATTTGTTCCCAATACTTTAGCGGCAGGTTTGCGCGGAAACAAAACCCGAACAATTGGTGTTTTAATCCCAACCGTTACACAGCCTTTCTTATCTTCATTAATCAGTGGAATTGAAATTACAGCTCAAAAATCGGATTATACCGTAATCATTATGCAGTCGCATGACTCGTATGAAGAAGAAGTTAATATGGCGAAATCTTTGTACAGCAATCGTGTAAGCGGTGTTATTTGCTCTCTGGCAATGGAAACCAGAGACACAGCGCATTTTCATCAGTTTTCAAACAATAATATTCCATTAGTTTTTGTCGACAGGGTTCCCAAGGATTACAATACTTTTAGAGTTGTTATTGATAATTACTCTGCAGGCTACAAAGCAACTAAACACCTTATTGAACAAGGCTGTATTCGCATTGCGCATTTAACGGCCGGCTCAGAATTAGGGAATTTATATAACGAAAGAAAAAGAGGGTATATAGAGGCCTTAAAAGATCATAATATCGAGGTTGAAGAAGAGTTGATTATCAATCTTAATTCTGTTACTTACGAAGATGGTGTGAAAGCCAGCAACGCTTTATTTGACTTAAATCCAATTCCTGACGGATTGTTTGCTCCGGGAGATATTCTGGCGGTAAGTGCGATTCAGACGGCTAAAAAAAGAGGTATTAAAGTTCCAGAAGAATTTAAAGTGATTGGTTTTAATAATGACCCGATTTCACAGATTATAGATCCTAATTTATCGACTATCACACATCCTGCTGAAAAAATGGGAAAAGCTTCTGCAGAAATTATTATCAAAAATCTAAAGTCTTCTAAGAGTGATGATGCCAAAGAAATTACCTTCTTAAATACGGAAGTATTGGCAAGAGAATCTTCAGAAAAATAA
- a CDS encoding YbhB/YbcL family Raf kinase inhibitor-like protein: MKKLSMILAISAIFSTSIFAQKTFTLTSKDLGGETTKVQEFNGFGCSGENQSPQLSWKNAPEGTKSFAVTMYDPDAPTGSGFWHWVVVDIPANVNELVTNAGTKNLVPKGAIQSVTDYGIKGFGGPCPPVGHGYHQYIITVYALKTEKLGTDENTNPAVVGFNLWNQTLAKASIVAYYKR, encoded by the coding sequence ATGAAAAAGCTAAGTATGATTTTGGCAATATCAGCCATTTTTTCAACATCAATTTTTGCGCAAAAAACATTTACTTTAACCAGTAAAGATTTAGGAGGAGAAACGACTAAAGTTCAGGAATTCAACGGATTTGGATGTTCTGGAGAGAATCAGTCTCCACAGTTATCATGGAAAAATGCTCCAGAAGGAACTAAAAGTTTTGCCGTAACCATGTACGATCCCGACGCACCTACAGGAAGCGGATTCTGGCATTGGGTTGTAGTGGATATTCCTGCCAATGTAAACGAATTGGTTACCAATGCAGGAACTAAAAATTTGGTTCCAAAAGGGGCGATTCAAAGTGTAACCGATTATGGAATCAAAGGATTTGGAGGGCCATGTCCGCCAGTTGGTCACGGATACCATCAATATATCATTACAGTTTATGCTTTAAAAACTGAAAAATTAGGAACAGATGAAAATACAAATCCGGCTGTAGTTGGGTTTAATCTTTGGAACCAGACTTTGGCAAAAGCCAGTATTGTAGCGTATTACAAACGATAA